Proteins encoded in a region of the Halostella limicola genome:
- a CDS encoding MFS transporter, whose translation MWTPVGSGSASRETAIVVALVSGSHVVNHLYLVLFPPILATLAAEFDVGLAALGVAMGVQAFVNTALQLPYGYLSDNYDRTLTLGLCLGLGAVGAGVLAVAPTFEWLLAGQAVLGAGIAGHHPAHFPLLSDATDEDSRGRAYSVHGFAGNLGFAAPPVVIVGITALPGATWRHAFGLIAAVGALYGVAAVSVLARSVSDDVTRPNPGEDDDRDAATTRLGRTVAEVRALGRAPSILALGVVAMIASTAFWGVTSFVAVLLEDGYGVASGTASLTLTAMFVAGAALILVGGSLADRVRPGPVLASAYVLAGLAALALAAMVLPPLAAVGMAVLAGSLGSLGTPARDKLADVLSTRADIGRNFAVITIGIMVGNTVAPPLFGALIESAGYRTTFALIGGVALLAAAATVGIVARFRGDFALGASVEAGD comes from the coding sequence ATGTGGACACCCGTCGGGTCAGGGAGCGCGTCCCGCGAGACCGCCATCGTCGTCGCGCTCGTGAGCGGTTCGCACGTCGTCAACCACCTCTATCTGGTCCTGTTCCCACCGATCCTCGCGACGCTCGCCGCGGAGTTCGACGTGGGGCTGGCCGCCCTGGGGGTCGCGATGGGCGTGCAGGCCTTCGTCAACACGGCGCTGCAGCTGCCCTACGGCTACCTCTCGGACAACTACGACCGGACGCTGACGCTGGGGCTGTGTCTCGGTCTGGGAGCGGTCGGGGCGGGGGTCCTCGCCGTCGCGCCGACGTTCGAGTGGCTGCTCGCGGGACAGGCGGTCCTCGGGGCCGGGATCGCCGGTCATCACCCGGCGCACTTCCCGCTGCTGTCGGACGCAACCGACGAGGACTCCCGCGGCCGCGCGTACAGCGTCCACGGGTTCGCCGGCAATCTGGGGTTCGCCGCGCCGCCGGTCGTGATCGTCGGCATCACCGCCCTGCCCGGGGCGACCTGGCGTCACGCCTTCGGACTGATCGCCGCCGTCGGCGCGCTGTACGGCGTCGCGGCCGTCTCCGTCCTCGCGCGCAGCGTGAGCGACGACGTGACGCGGCCGAACCCGGGGGAGGACGACGACCGTGACGCCGCTACCACCCGACTCGGACGGACAGTGGCCGAGGTCCGCGCGCTCGGCCGCGCCCCCTCGATCCTGGCGCTCGGCGTCGTCGCGATGATCGCCTCGACGGCGTTCTGGGGGGTCACCTCGTTCGTCGCGGTCCTCCTGGAGGACGGCTACGGCGTCGCGTCGGGGACGGCGAGCCTCACGCTGACGGCGATGTTCGTCGCCGGCGCGGCGCTGATCCTCGTCGGCGGGTCGCTCGCCGACCGGGTCCGTCCGGGGCCGGTGCTGGCGAGCGCCTACGTGCTTGCTGGGCTCGCCGCGCTGGCGCTGGCCGCGATGGTGCTCCCGCCGCTGGCCGCGGTCGGGATGGCGGTGCTCGCCGGCAGTCTCGGCAGTCTAGGGACGCCGGCCCGCGACAAGCTCGCGGACGTGCTGTCGACCCGGGCCGACATCGGGCGCAACTTCGCCGTCATCACGATCGGGATCATGGTCGGCAACACTGTCGCGCCGCCGCTTTTCGGCGCGCTGATCGAGTCGGCCGGGTACCGGACGACGTTCGCGCTGATCGGAGGGGTCGCGCTGCTCGCCGCGGCCGCGACCGTCGGTATCGTCGCGCGCTTCCGCGGGGACTTCGCGCTCGGCGCGTCGGTCGAGGCCGGGGACTGA
- a CDS encoding RNA-guided endonuclease InsQ/TnpB family protein: protein MSVVVRRTNTFAVSPLSEQDEQLLRELSDASASLWNELTYERRQNFFDGESVWDTVDYRKQYVGVLGSATAQQVIRKNSEAWRSFFATREDGEDTAPPGYWGNEDEGRELRTYIRNDQYTLETGERSRLEIPVGQDLKDEYGLGYHDRLRLEVAGDPKWEGEQSRLELYYDEVDDTFRAIQPVTVPDSRRDSPVADESAALDVGVNNLVACTTTTGQQYRYEGRDLFARFRETTEEMARLQSKLRKGRYSSRRIQRLYRKRTRRRNHAQDALVRDLLERLYGEDVATVYVGDLTDVLSAHWSPEVNEKTHQFWAYRSFIDRLVTTAEEYGITVEVESEAYTTAECPECGEHDDTERDGDVFYCPCGYEGHADLDASRTFLERQAGEHAVGSMARPVRLKWDDHNWSEIPHSPERASPNEERTNQSTGDGKLASVGTV, encoded by the coding sequence ATGTCTGTTGTCGTGAGGCGAACCAACACGTTCGCGGTGAGCCCGCTCTCAGAGCAGGACGAGCAACTGCTCCGCGAGTTGTCGGACGCCTCCGCCAGCCTGTGGAACGAACTCACCTACGAACGTCGCCAGAACTTCTTCGATGGCGAGTCAGTGTGGGATACCGTCGACTACCGCAAGCAGTACGTTGGCGTCCTCGGCTCCGCCACCGCCCAACAGGTCATTCGCAAGAACAGCGAGGCATGGCGGTCGTTCTTCGCTACCCGAGAAGACGGCGAGGACACCGCCCCACCCGGCTACTGGGGCAACGAGGACGAAGGGCGGGAGTTGCGAACGTACATCCGCAACGACCAGTACACGCTCGAAACCGGCGAGCGAAGCCGACTCGAAATCCCTGTCGGTCAAGACCTCAAAGACGAGTACGGCCTTGGATACCACGACCGACTGCGCCTCGAAGTTGCTGGCGACCCGAAGTGGGAGGGCGAACAGAGCCGGTTGGAACTGTACTACGACGAGGTGGACGATACGTTCAGGGCCATTCAACCCGTCACCGTGCCTGATTCTCGACGGGATTCACCAGTAGCCGACGAATCGGCTGCTCTGGACGTGGGTGTGAACAACCTCGTTGCCTGTACCACCACGACCGGTCAGCAGTACCGCTACGAGGGCCGCGACCTGTTCGCCCGCTTCCGTGAAACTACCGAGGAAATGGCCCGCTTGCAGTCCAAACTCCGCAAGGGCCGGTACAGCAGTCGCCGGATTCAACGCCTGTACCGCAAGCGGACACGAAGACGCAACCACGCGCAGGACGCTCTCGTCCGCGACTTGCTGGAACGACTGTATGGAGAGGATGTTGCCACGGTGTACGTGGGTGATCTCACCGACGTGCTGTCGGCACACTGGTCGCCAGAGGTGAACGAGAAAACGCATCAGTTCTGGGCGTATCGATCGTTCATCGACCGGCTTGTAACGACTGCCGAGGAGTACGGCATCACGGTTGAAGTCGAGTCAGAAGCATACACGACGGCGGAGTGTCCAGAGTGTGGCGAACACGACGATACAGAGCGGGACGGCGACGTGTTCTACTGCCCATGTGGCTACGAAGGACACGCCGACCTTGATGCTTCGCGGACGTTCCTCGAACGACAGGCTGGCGAACACGCAGTTGGGTCGATGGCACGGCCCGTGCGCCTCAAGTGGGACGACCACAACTGGTCGGAGATACCACACTCTCCCGAGAGGGCAAGTCCCAACGAGGAGCGCACAAACCAGAGTACCGGCGACGGGAAACTTGCCTCCGTGGGGACAGTATAG
- a CDS encoding RAD55 family ATPase: protein MSEQLSTGVDALDRTLRGGVPAGSVVAVTAKPASRADRLLYELASARRTLYLTATRSAAAVRDALARDGVDADRCAVHDLDAERPLDHAYQLVQQTTEPATVVIDPANALERANEGRLADFLNALRGHLTETGGVAVLHCLDGRSVPPQRDVTEYVADGVLSVATERRDGELETRLAVPKFRGKPPATESIELAFDRGGRVEGPVS from the coding sequence ATGTCTGAGCAGCTCTCGACGGGCGTCGACGCGCTCGACCGGACGCTGCGCGGCGGCGTGCCCGCGGGCTCCGTCGTCGCGGTCACGGCAAAGCCGGCGAGCCGCGCGGACCGGTTGCTGTACGAACTGGCGTCGGCCCGCCGGACGCTGTACCTGACGGCGACCCGGTCGGCGGCCGCGGTCCGCGACGCGCTGGCGCGGGACGGCGTCGACGCGGACCGGTGTGCGGTCCACGATCTCGACGCCGAGCGGCCGCTCGACCACGCGTACCAGCTGGTACAGCAGACGACAGAGCCCGCGACGGTCGTGATCGACCCGGCGAACGCCCTGGAGCGCGCCAATGAGGGACGACTCGCCGATTTCCTGAACGCGCTGCGGGGGCACCTGACCGAAACCGGCGGGGTCGCCGTCCTCCACTGTCTCGACGGGCGCAGCGTGCCGCCGCAGCGCGACGTGACCGAGTACGTGGCGGACGGCGTCCTCTCGGTCGCGACGGAGCGCCGCGACGGCGAACTCGAAACCCGCCTCGCGGTGCCGAAGTTCCGCGGGAAACCGCCCGCGACGGAGTCGATCGAACTGGCGTTCGACCGCGGCGGACGGGTCGAAGGGCCCGTTTCGTGA
- a CDS encoding hydrogenase/urease maturation nickel metallochaperone HypA, which produces MTAVTAVIDAVLDRVATALTAIRQAPVHCECRRCGTTVSRDDATCPHCGTRDIARVELR; this is translated from the coding sequence GTGACTGCGGTGACGGCCGTGATCGACGCCGTTCTGGACCGGGTCGCGACCGCGCTCACGGCGATCCGCCAAGCCCCGGTCCACTGCGAGTGTCGGCGCTGCGGCACCACCGTGTCGCGGGACGACGCCACCTGTCCGCACTGCGGAACACGGGACATCGCTCGAGTCGAACTCCGGTGA
- a CDS encoding DUF7344 domain-containing protein, translating to MGHQQPGRPTDGRRSARGNGRPERQGTDAVVDSVRIADDRRRDVLRYLAVASPATVDDAAEQIAAWDRKTEPEAVAADQRERVRENLRRNHLPRLRACGLVEYDENDGTIALTDSGETVVGE from the coding sequence ATGGGGCACCAACAACCGGGCAGGCCGACGGACGGACGCAGGTCCGCGAGGGGGAACGGACGGCCGGAACGTCAGGGAACCGACGCGGTCGTCGACTCGGTACGGATCGCGGACGACCGACGGCGGGACGTCCTGCGGTATCTCGCCGTCGCGTCGCCGGCCACAGTCGACGACGCCGCCGAGCAGATCGCCGCGTGGGACCGGAAGACTGAGCCGGAGGCCGTCGCGGCCGACCAGCGCGAGCGGGTGCGGGAGAACCTCCGCCGGAATCACCTCCCTCGGCTCCGCGCGTGCGGGCTCGTCGAGTACGACGAGAACGACGGGACGATCGCGCTCACGGACAGCGGCGAAACGGTCGTCGGGGAGTAG
- a CDS encoding DNA-binding transcriptional response regulator, producing the protein MTDTTAGESGTVLFVDDDHATLSLYEDYFERVPSVSPMTAPSVESAQAALRSERVDCLVSDGLRTDDGELFVESASRRHADLPVILRSGDPPTDRDLPVDAALRKGSSGDSLATLAETISESVDADRASTEPGP; encoded by the coding sequence ATGACTGATACGACCGCCGGGGAGTCGGGGACGGTCCTCTTCGTCGACGACGACCACGCGACGCTGTCGCTGTACGAGGACTACTTCGAACGGGTTCCGAGCGTCTCCCCGATGACGGCGCCGTCGGTCGAGTCGGCGCAGGCGGCGCTTCGGAGCGAGAGAGTCGACTGTCTCGTCAGCGACGGACTGCGAACGGACGACGGCGAACTTTTCGTCGAATCGGCGAGCCGACGCCACGCGGACCTGCCGGTGATCCTCCGGTCGGGGGATCCGCCGACGGACCGCGACCTGCCCGTCGATGCGGCGTTGCGGAAGGGCTCGTCCGGCGACTCGCTCGCGACGCTCGCGGAGACCATCTCCGAGAGCGTGGACGCCGACCGGGCGTCCACAGAGCCGGGACCGTAG
- a CDS encoding RNA-guided endonuclease InsQ/TnpB family protein, which produces MKRANMFEVVPQSDEDEELLRRLLDASAALWNEINYERRENYADPDGDVWEISEFRGRYGGVLGASTVQQIERKNREAWKSFFSLKKKGEANGKPGFWGNADDGRELRTYIRNTSYSVEWGEYSRLEILVGQDLKDEYGLGYRERLRLEVRGDPNWKEYEKQGRLELFYDEHAQSFRAFQPVTVDDSRLAQPLASEEAALDIGANNLVACTTTTGQQYLYVGRNLFDRFRETTREIARLQSLLEDGRYSSHRIQRLYDRRTKRRDHAQDALARDLIERLYDEGVATVYVGALTDVLDTHWSVETNAKMHNFWAFRAFVNRLACTAEEYGISVEVRSEAWTSQECPNCGSTEDTTRHRDTLTCLCGFDGHADLVASETFLRRQTTVTRPMARPVCLKWDNHNWSESPGSVPNEEHTNPQVASVGR; this is translated from the coding sequence ATGAAGCGAGCCAACATGTTCGAGGTGGTACCTCAGTCCGACGAGGACGAGGAGTTGCTTCGACGCCTGTTGGACGCTTCTGCCGCTCTCTGGAACGAGATCAACTACGAGCGCCGCGAGAACTACGCAGACCCAGACGGAGACGTATGGGAAATCAGCGAGTTTCGTGGTCGCTACGGCGGTGTTCTCGGCGCGTCCACAGTTCAGCAAATCGAACGGAAGAACCGCGAAGCGTGGAAGTCGTTCTTCAGTCTCAAAAAGAAGGGTGAGGCCAACGGGAAACCCGGGTTCTGGGGGAACGCAGACGATGGGCGCGAACTCCGCACGTATATCCGAAACACCTCGTACTCTGTCGAATGGGGCGAATACTCCCGCCTCGAAATCCTCGTTGGCCAAGACCTGAAAGACGAGTATGGGTTGGGATACCGCGAACGCCTCCGGCTCGAAGTTCGAGGCGATCCCAACTGGAAGGAGTACGAGAAACAGGGTCGGTTAGAGTTGTTCTACGACGAGCACGCACAATCGTTCAGGGCCTTTCAGCCAGTCACCGTTGATGATTCTCGGCTGGCACAACCACTGGCTTCGGAAGAAGCCGCTCTGGATATTGGTGCGAACAACCTCGTCGCCTGCACAACCACAACCGGCCAACAATACCTGTACGTAGGACGCAACCTGTTCGACAGGTTCCGCGAGACAACGCGAGAAATCGCCCGTCTCCAATCACTCTTGGAGGACGGTCGATACAGCAGTCACCGTATCCAACGGCTGTACGACCGCCGTACCAAGCGACGTGACCACGCCCAAGATGCACTCGCCCGTGACCTCATCGAACGCCTCTACGATGAGGGCGTAGCAACGGTGTACGTCGGAGCGTTAACGGACGTACTCGACACCCACTGGTCGGTGGAGACGAACGCGAAGATGCACAACTTCTGGGCGTTCCGAGCGTTCGTGAACCGACTGGCGTGTACCGCCGAGGAGTACGGCATCTCGGTCGAGGTTCGCTCGGAGGCGTGGACGAGCCAGGAGTGCCCGAACTGTGGTTCGACAGAAGACACGACGCGCCACCGCGACACGCTGACGTGTCTATGTGGCTTTGATGGACACGCCGATCTCGTGGCGTCAGAGACGTTCCTGAGACGGCAGACGACGGTAACACGGCCGATGGCACGGCCTGTATGCCTCAAGTGGGACAACCATAACTGGTCAGAGTCACCAGGCTCAGTTCCCAACGAGGAGCATACGAACCCGCAAGTTGCCTCCGTGGGTCGGTAA
- a CDS encoding substrate-binding domain-containing protein, translating to MNRRRYVQILGVGGALSLAGCADDASSPAESEVAGETLTLATATTTHDSGLLDELTPAFQQQFGANIDTVVRGTGGALQTARNGDCDAVLVHARPLEDTFLREGYGVNRRSVMMNDFQVVGPPDDPAGVDGKGPVAAFEAIADSEATFLSRGDRSGTHLRERQIWNEAGIDPQGAWYTESGQGMGNTLVMASQTEAYTLTDRGTFLNVAGDALAAHVAPGIDDPPALLRNEYAVIPVNPARHDVAYQLAMSFVGYVTGPGQTRIREFRVADRRAFRPVASSTDPAFEQYVPSDWRSSDTS from the coding sequence ATGAACCGTCGGCGATACGTGCAGATCTTGGGCGTTGGTGGTGCACTTTCGTTAGCGGGGTGTGCCGACGACGCTTCGTCCCCCGCTGAGTCCGAAGTAGCCGGAGAAACGCTGACGCTCGCCACGGCGACGACGACGCACGATAGCGGGCTTCTCGACGAACTAACGCCAGCCTTCCAACAGCAGTTCGGAGCAAACATCGACACAGTCGTCCGCGGAACCGGAGGGGCGCTGCAGACCGCGAGGAACGGGGACTGTGACGCCGTGCTCGTTCACGCTCGCCCGCTGGAAGACACCTTTCTCCGAGAGGGGTACGGCGTCAATCGTCGGTCCGTCATGATGAACGACTTTCAGGTGGTCGGCCCGCCTGACGATCCCGCCGGCGTCGACGGGAAAGGACCGGTCGCGGCGTTCGAGGCCATCGCGGACTCCGAGGCGACGTTCCTGTCGCGAGGGGACCGCTCGGGAACGCACCTCCGCGAGCGGCAGATCTGGAACGAGGCGGGGATCGACCCACAGGGGGCGTGGTACACCGAGTCCGGCCAGGGAATGGGAAACACACTCGTCATGGCCAGCCAGACGGAGGCGTACACGTTGACCGACCGGGGGACGTTTCTCAACGTCGCCGGCGACGCACTGGCCGCCCACGTCGCCCCCGGCATCGACGACCCGCCGGCACTGCTTCGAAACGAGTACGCCGTCATCCCGGTGAACCCCGCCCGGCACGACGTGGCCTATCAGCTAGCCATGTCGTTCGTCGGCTACGTCACCGGTCCGGGCCAAACGCGCATCCGAGAATTTCGCGTCGCTGACCGGCGAGCGTTCCGGCCCGTTGCGTCGTCCACGGATCCGGCCTTCGAGCAGTACGTTCCGAGCGACTGGCGGAGTTCGGATACGTCCTGA
- a CDS encoding transcription initiation factor IIB, translating into MVRPTRQREREDQTEQDADEREDVHTCPECESASLITSGDGNERSCEECGLIVEEQNIDRGPEWRAFNHQERQSKSRVGAPTTQTMHDKGLTTTIDWKNKDAYGRSLSSDKRNQMNRLRKWQERIRTKDAGERNLQFALSETDRMASALGVPRSVREVASVIYRRALDEDLIRGRSIEGVATATLYAACRMEGIPRSLEEVAAVSRVERKEIGRTYRYVSQELGLEMEPVDPKQYIPRFCSELDLSEEVQSKANEIIDTTTEMGLLSGKSPTGFAAAAIYAGSLLCNEKQTQREVADVAQVTEVTIRNRYQEQIEAMGIHE; encoded by the coding sequence ATGGTGCGCCCCACTCGGCAGCGTGAACGAGAGGACCAGACGGAACAGGACGCGGACGAACGGGAGGACGTCCATACCTGTCCGGAGTGCGAATCGGCGTCGCTCATCACGAGCGGGGACGGAAACGAACGTAGTTGCGAGGAGTGCGGGCTGATAGTCGAGGAACAGAACATCGACCGCGGCCCCGAGTGGCGGGCGTTCAACCACCAGGAACGGCAGAGCAAGTCCCGCGTCGGCGCGCCGACGACCCAGACGATGCACGACAAGGGGCTGACGACCACCATCGACTGGAAGAACAAGGACGCGTACGGGCGCTCGCTGTCCTCGGACAAGCGCAACCAGATGAACCGCCTGCGCAAGTGGCAGGAGCGCATCCGCACCAAGGACGCCGGCGAGCGGAACCTCCAGTTCGCGCTCTCGGAGACCGACCGGATGGCCTCCGCGCTGGGCGTTCCGCGCTCGGTCCGCGAGGTCGCGTCGGTCATCTACCGCCGCGCGCTCGACGAGGACCTCATCCGCGGGCGCTCCATCGAGGGCGTCGCCACCGCGACGCTGTACGCCGCCTGTCGGATGGAGGGGATCCCGCGGTCGCTGGAGGAGGTCGCCGCGGTGTCCCGCGTCGAGCGCAAGGAGATCGGCCGCACCTACCGCTACGTCTCGCAGGAGCTCGGGCTGGAGATGGAGCCGGTCGACCCGAAGCAGTACATCCCGCGGTTCTGCTCCGAACTCGACCTCTCCGAGGAGGTCCAGTCGAAGGCCAACGAGATCATCGACACGACGACCGAGATGGGGCTACTGTCCGGGAAGTCGCCGACGGGCTTCGCGGCCGCGGCCATCTACGCCGGGTCGCTGCTCTGCAACGAGAAGCAGACCCAGCGCGAGGTCGCCGACGTCGCGCAGGTGACGGAGGTCACCATCCGGAACCGGTATCAGGAGCAGATCGAAGCGATGGGCATCCACGAATAG
- a CDS encoding ABC transporter ATP-binding protein: protein MSETNSNDIAIRTENLTKRYGDVTALDDVSLSVRAGEVFGFLGPNGAGKTTTIDLLLDFIRPTSGSATVLGYDANAEADAVRDRIGILPDGFDLWGRSTGYRHLEFAIESKGGEETPDELLDRVGLDPADAERKVGEYSKGMAQRLAMGMALAGDPDLLILDEPSTGLDPHGIREMQALVREEAAGGTTVFFSSHILGQVSAVCDRVGILNEGRLVAIDTIEGLRESAGVGTRLVVDVDGAPPVDIEGIEGVVETDRTDGRLRAVLADDAAKAQVIHRLVEAGATVRDFRSEEATLEDLFAAYTGTGPETPVTATAEGNGRVGASPTDSGTDADRVATGGGDRR, encoded by the coding sequence ATGTCCGAAACGAACTCGAACGATATCGCGATCCGAACGGAGAACCTGACGAAACGGTACGGGGACGTGACGGCGCTCGACGACGTGAGCCTGTCAGTCCGCGCAGGCGAGGTGTTCGGCTTCCTCGGCCCGAACGGCGCGGGCAAGACGACGACGATCGACCTCCTGCTCGACTTCATCCGACCGACCTCGGGGAGCGCGACGGTGCTCGGCTACGACGCCAACGCGGAGGCCGACGCGGTGCGCGACCGGATCGGCATCCTCCCCGACGGCTTCGACCTCTGGGGGCGGTCGACGGGGTATCGCCACCTGGAGTTCGCGATCGAGTCGAAAGGGGGCGAGGAGACGCCCGACGAACTGCTCGACCGAGTCGGGCTGGACCCGGCCGACGCCGAGCGGAAGGTCGGCGAGTACTCCAAGGGGATGGCCCAGCGCCTCGCAATGGGGATGGCGCTCGCCGGCGACCCCGACCTGCTGATCCTCGACGAACCCTCGACCGGCCTCGACCCCCACGGTATCCGGGAGATGCAGGCGCTCGTCCGCGAGGAGGCCGCCGGCGGGACGACCGTGTTTTTCTCCTCCCACATCCTCGGCCAAGTGTCGGCGGTCTGCGACCGCGTCGGGATCCTCAACGAGGGACGGCTCGTGGCGATAGACACCATCGAGGGCCTCCGGGAGAGCGCGGGGGTCGGCACGCGGCTCGTCGTCGACGTCGACGGCGCGCCCCCGGTCGACATAGAGGGTATCGAGGGCGTCGTGGAGACCGACCGCACCGACGGTCGACTCCGCGCCGTACTCGCGGACGACGCGGCGAAGGCGCAAGTGATCCACCGGCTCGTCGAGGCCGGCGCGACGGTCCGGGACTTCCGCAGCGAGGAGGCGACGCTGGAGGACCTCTTCGCTGCGTACACCGGGACGGGACCGGAAACGCCCGTGACCGCGACCGCCGAGGGGAACGGACGGGTAGGGGCGTCCCCGACTGATAGCGGGACCGACGCCGACCGGGTCGCCACCGGCGGGGGTGATCGCCGATGA
- a CDS encoding ABC transporter permease, translating into MSWRLVARKDFEDVIRSWLLWSIIGVFLLLMGIIGLAASAEDLSTADGTAMYMLFNSLGAQLLLPVTALVVGYMAITAERQSGSLRILFGLSHDRRDVVFGKVLSRATAMLAATLVVCGALLALLLWTVGSVSVPTYLAFLGLTVLLTLAFTGIALGISSSTGSRATAMGAAIGSYVFFALLYHPIVAGVHYVVEGGLAGYAAPKWYFLLQRLDPMTAYREALSLVTGRYLSPMIGWPRMIEDVPAGATAENGLLLTERVGGELPVYLTEWFSVVVLLAWFAVPVAVGYWRFERADLN; encoded by the coding sequence ATGAGCTGGCGGCTCGTCGCGCGCAAGGACTTCGAGGACGTCATCCGGTCGTGGCTGCTCTGGTCGATCATCGGCGTCTTCCTGCTGCTGATGGGGATCATCGGCCTCGCCGCCAGCGCGGAGGACCTCTCCACCGCCGACGGTACCGCGATGTACATGCTGTTCAACTCGTTGGGCGCCCAGCTCCTGTTACCGGTGACGGCGCTCGTGGTCGGTTACATGGCCATCACGGCCGAGCGGCAGTCGGGGAGCCTCCGGATCCTCTTCGGCCTCTCACACGACCGGCGCGATGTCGTGTTCGGGAAGGTCCTGAGCCGGGCGACTGCGATGCTCGCCGCGACGCTGGTCGTCTGTGGCGCGCTGCTCGCGCTGTTGCTCTGGACGGTCGGGTCGGTCTCCGTGCCGACGTATCTGGCCTTCCTCGGTCTGACGGTCCTCCTCACGCTCGCCTTCACTGGCATCGCCCTCGGCATCTCGTCGTCGACCGGTAGCCGGGCGACGGCGATGGGGGCCGCGATCGGGAGCTACGTGTTCTTCGCGCTGCTGTACCACCCGATCGTCGCCGGCGTCCACTACGTGGTCGAGGGCGGCCTCGCCGGCTACGCCGCGCCGAAGTGGTACTTCCTGCTGCAGCGGCTCGACCCCATGACCGCCTACCGCGAGGCGCTGTCGCTGGTCACGGGGCGGTACCTCTCGCCGATGATCGGCTGGCCGCGGATGATCGAGGACGTCCCGGCGGGCGCGACGGCGGAGAACGGTCTCCTGCTCACCGAGCGCGTCGGCGGTGAGCTCCCCGTCTACCTCACCGAGTGGTTCAGCGTGGTCGTGCTGCTGGCCTGGTTCGCCGTCCCCGTCGCGGTCGGCTACTGGCGCTTCGAGCGGGCTGACCTGAACTGA
- a CDS encoding cupredoxin domain-containing protein has translation MVDNNTQRRSVLKAIGAGTALSAVGGVAAAGGDDDEHGDDGHHDDDHDDGSRSDCAQSECIHPVLGYSGLDPDADLAKSLRADHEVDLVTELREDRFLPEFFFEPTGLAVEPGDVVRFNLATPDHTVTAYHPRLGRQRRVPEDVPPLSSPVLGAEAFWLYRFDEPGVYDLLCAPHEIFGMVTRVVVGDPTPDFGEAGEGARPPELTAALVYDDPHLDPKYIDRHGEVSWQELRDDSKEILVEFPEGGEE, from the coding sequence ATGGTAGACAATAACACACAACGCCGGTCGGTCCTGAAAGCGATCGGCGCGGGAACGGCGCTATCGGCCGTCGGCGGGGTCGCCGCGGCCGGGGGAGACGACGACGAGCACGGTGACGACGGTCACCATGACGACGATCACGACGACGGGTCGCGAAGCGACTGCGCGCAGTCGGAGTGCATCCACCCGGTGCTCGGTTACTCCGGACTGGACCCGGACGCAGACCTCGCGAAGTCGCTCCGGGCGGACCACGAGGTGGACCTGGTCACGGAGCTCCGCGAGGACCGCTTCCTGCCGGAGTTCTTCTTCGAGCCGACCGGGCTCGCCGTCGAGCCCGGCGACGTCGTCCGGTTCAACCTCGCGACGCCGGACCACACCGTGACCGCGTACCACCCGCGGCTCGGCCGCCAGCGCCGCGTCCCGGAGGACGTCCCGCCGCTGTCGTCGCCCGTGCTCGGCGCGGAGGCGTTCTGGCTGTACCGGTTCGACGAGCCCGGCGTCTACGACCTGCTGTGTGCCCCGCACGAGATCTTCGGGATGGTCACGCGCGTCGTCGTCGGCGACCCGACGCCGGACTTCGGCGAGGCAGGCGAGGGAGCCCGACCGCCGGAGCTGACCGCCGCGCTCGTGTACGACGATCCGCACCTCGACCCGAAGTACATCGACCGGCACGGCGAGGTCTCGTGGCAGGAGCTCAGAGACGATAGCAAGGAGATACTGGTCGAGTTCCCGGAGGGCGGAGAGGAGTAG
- a CDS encoding DUF5814 domain-containing protein encodes MAITDKIYVKNHRQLSSQLDTNIPKGAFKGATLDVLFTGDGLEKLNESTRDKVLDFAEDFLDCDCDNNPYCGHPEEKFIRYLLELRAQGLGPGAIVDVMGDDYMLYAYEGDVLSFLDSGVRTLEAAEQLAQVDGNEEMRRRIREEKETLSG; translated from the coding sequence GTGGCCATCACGGACAAGATCTACGTCAAGAACCACCGGCAGCTCAGCTCCCAGCTCGACACGAACATCCCCAAGGGCGCGTTCAAGGGGGCGACGCTGGACGTGCTGTTCACTGGCGACGGGCTGGAGAAGCTGAACGAGTCGACGCGGGACAAGGTGCTCGACTTCGCCGAGGACTTCCTCGACTGCGACTGCGACAACAACCCCTACTGCGGCCACCCCGAGGAGAAGTTCATCCGGTACCTGCTCGAACTGCGCGCGCAGGGGCTCGGCCCCGGAGCCATCGTCGACGTGATGGGCGACGACTACATGCTGTACGCCTACGAGGGCGACGTCCTCTCGTTTCTCGACAGCGGCGTGCGAACGCTGGAGGCCGCCGAACAGCTGGCCCAGGTCGACGGGAACGAGGAGATGCGTCGCCGGATCCGCGAGGAGAAGGAGACGCTGTCGGGCTGA